A DNA window from Streptomyces sp. B21-083 contains the following coding sequences:
- a CDS encoding alpha/beta hydrolase family protein, giving the protein MRPVTATAAAVTAALAAGAASVAAGRYASDAALKAPPGRPLPTEPRLTVHSTAAGRVVLTRALASQRPGTYGLAGDGTHAVVGPVLNHAAHSADTVVRRLERVSHGTLEPRDKVWLTPNVYVGDPGTALGLDHLDVEIPGELGALPAWFVPGARSTWVITVHGLGTTREHPLNVLPFLHSQRFPVLDIAYRGDPGAPRPSDGLGHLGDTEWRDLDAAIRHALRNGAEHVVLYGWSTGATMALRAAAHSSLRERVSGLVLDSPVLNWETTLRALARARRTPGALLPLAVRAAQGRTGLHGDRIDEAADPFRLTVPALILHGPADTIAPWGPSRRLAARRPDLLTLHQVPDAPHGAMWNANPATYEETLRRFLTPLM; this is encoded by the coding sequence GTGCGCCCAGTCACCGCGACGGCCGCTGCCGTCACCGCAGCCCTGGCAGCAGGCGCCGCCAGTGTCGCCGCCGGCCGTTACGCCAGCGACGCCGCCCTCAAGGCGCCACCGGGCAGGCCCCTGCCCACCGAACCCCGGCTCACCGTGCACTCCACCGCCGCCGGCCGGGTCGTACTCACCCGCGCCCTGGCCTCCCAGCGCCCCGGCACCTACGGCCTCGCCGGTGACGGAACCCACGCCGTCGTCGGCCCCGTCCTGAACCACGCGGCCCACTCCGCCGACACCGTCGTACGCCGCCTCGAACGGGTCAGCCACGGCACCCTGGAACCCCGCGACAAGGTCTGGCTCACCCCGAACGTGTACGTCGGCGACCCCGGCACCGCTCTCGGGCTCGACCACCTCGACGTCGAGATCCCCGGCGAACTCGGCGCCCTTCCCGCGTGGTTCGTGCCCGGCGCCCGCAGCACCTGGGTGATCACCGTGCACGGCCTCGGCACCACCCGCGAGCACCCCCTGAACGTGCTGCCCTTCCTGCACAGCCAGCGCTTCCCCGTCCTCGACATCGCCTACCGGGGCGATCCCGGCGCGCCCCGGCCCTCGGACGGCCTCGGCCACCTCGGCGACACCGAGTGGCGCGACCTCGACGCGGCCATCCGGCACGCCCTGCGCAACGGCGCCGAGCACGTCGTCCTCTACGGCTGGTCCACCGGCGCCACCATGGCCCTGCGGGCCGCCGCCCACTCCTCGCTGCGCGAGCGGGTCTCCGGGCTGGTCCTGGACTCGCCGGTGCTCAACTGGGAGACCACCCTGCGCGCCCTCGCCAGGGCGCGCCGCACGCCGGGCGCGCTGCTCCCGCTGGCGGTACGGGCCGCCCAGGGCCGCACCGGCCTGCACGGCGACCGCATCGACGAGGCCGCCGACCCCTTCCGGCTCACCGTCCCGGCACTGATCCTCCACGGCCCCGCCGACACGATCGCCCCCTGGGGCCCCTCCCGCCGCCTCGCCGCCCGCCGCCCCGACCTGCTCACCCTCCACCAGGTCCCCGACGCCCCACACGGCGCGATGTGGAACGCGAACCCAGCAACCTACGAAGAAACCCTGCGCCGCTTCCTGACCCCCCTCATGTAA
- a CDS encoding class II aldolase/adducin family protein, which yields MAEQRRDGRDVRDEARGAGAGAVPGSAGPDELARAWAGLVATARRTVADGLVVGTSGNVSVRVGDTVLVTPSGVPYDRLTPEGIVGVDLTGRQILGTLTPTSELPMHLAVYRATGARAVVHTHAVHATAVSTLVRELPLIHYMAGDLGGPVRVAPYATYGTQELARNMLRALTDRAACLLQNHGTIVHGATLDQAYDRTAQLEWMCRVWLTASSVPGLSPTLLSEDQVGEAAERLKGYGQRGDGQRG from the coding sequence ATGGCTGAGCAGCGACGGGACGGACGTGACGTGCGGGACGAGGCGCGGGGAGCGGGCGCGGGTGCGGTGCCGGGATCCGCCGGGCCGGACGAGTTGGCGCGCGCCTGGGCGGGGCTCGTCGCGACGGCCCGCCGCACGGTGGCCGACGGTCTGGTGGTCGGCACCTCCGGCAACGTCTCCGTGCGCGTCGGGGACACCGTCCTGGTCACCCCGTCCGGTGTTCCGTACGACCGGCTCACCCCCGAGGGAATCGTCGGCGTCGACCTGACCGGCCGCCAGATCCTCGGCACCCTGACCCCGACGAGCGAACTGCCCATGCATCTCGCCGTCTACCGTGCCACCGGCGCCCGCGCCGTCGTCCACACCCACGCGGTCCACGCGACCGCAGTCTCGACACTCGTACGAGAGCTGCCGCTGATCCACTACATGGCGGGCGATCTCGGCGGACCCGTCCGAGTGGCCCCGTACGCGACCTACGGCACCCAGGAGCTGGCCCGGAACATGCTCAGGGCCCTGACCGACCGCGCCGCCTGTCTCCTCCAGAACCACGGCACGATCGTCCACGGCGCCACCCTCGACCAGGCGTACGACCGCACAGCCCAGCTGGAGTGGATGTGCCGCGTCTGGCTGACGGCGTCGTCCGTACCCGGACTGTCCCCGACGCTCCTCTCGGAGGACCAGGTGGGAGAGGCGGCGGAGCGACTCAAGGGGTACGGGCAGCGGGGGGACGGGCAGCGGGGGTAG
- a CDS encoding inorganic phosphate transporter, with amino-acid sequence MESFSLILAIVVVTALAFDFTNGFHDTANAMATTISTGALKPKVAVAMSAVLNLVGAFLSVEVANTISKGLVDESGIRPEVIFAALVGAILWNLLTWLVGLPSSSSHALMGGLIGATIASAGTGAVHGDVLVTKVLIPAIAAPLVAGVAAMLATRLSYTLGAKRAEGRAAEKGFRAGQIASAGLVSLAHGTNDAQKTMGIITLALVAGGAVAPDSDPPVWVILSAGMAIALGTYLGGWRIIRTMGKGLTDLQPQQGFAAQTSAATVILASSHLGFSLSTTHSVSGSVMGAGLGRKGGVVRWSTATRMFVAWGLTLPAAALVGALAEYVTGFGNWGTALVALFLIASSTAIWLVSRREVIDHTNVNHVEGETVENTADAEPPGVVTTAIAAVTPPPAGTVVDDLTATIPAPAEVAVQPSATAL; translated from the coding sequence ATGGAAAGCTTCTCGCTGATCCTCGCGATCGTGGTCGTCACCGCGCTTGCGTTCGATTTCACGAACGGTTTCCACGACACCGCCAACGCGATGGCCACCACCATCTCGACCGGTGCGCTCAAGCCCAAGGTCGCGGTCGCCATGTCGGCCGTGCTCAACCTCGTGGGCGCCTTCCTTTCCGTCGAGGTCGCCAACACGATCTCCAAGGGCCTCGTGGACGAGAGCGGTATCCGTCCCGAGGTGATCTTCGCGGCGCTGGTCGGCGCGATTCTCTGGAACCTGCTGACCTGGCTGGTCGGGCTTCCGTCCAGTTCCTCACACGCCCTCATGGGCGGCCTCATCGGCGCGACCATCGCCTCGGCGGGCACCGGCGCCGTCCACGGCGACGTGCTGGTGACGAAGGTGCTGATCCCGGCGATCGCCGCCCCGCTGGTGGCGGGCGTCGCGGCCATGCTGGCAACGCGGCTTTCGTACACGCTCGGTGCCAAGCGGGCCGAGGGCAGGGCGGCCGAGAAGGGCTTCCGGGCCGGCCAGATCGCCTCCGCGGGCCTGGTCTCCCTGGCCCACGGCACGAACGACGCGCAGAAGACCATGGGCATCATCACCCTCGCCCTGGTCGCCGGCGGCGCTGTCGCTCCCGACTCCGATCCCCCGGTGTGGGTCATCCTCTCCGCGGGCATGGCCATCGCGCTCGGCACCTACCTGGGCGGCTGGCGCATCATCCGTACGATGGGCAAGGGTCTGACCGACCTTCAGCCCCAGCAGGGCTTCGCCGCCCAGACCAGCGCGGCGACGGTCATCCTGGCCTCCTCCCACCTCGGTTTCTCCCTCTCCACCACGCACTCGGTGTCCGGCTCGGTGATGGGTGCGGGCCTCGGCCGCAAGGGCGGCGTCGTCCGCTGGTCGACGGCGACCCGGATGTTCGTGGCATGGGGACTGACACTGCCCGCCGCGGCCCTTGTGGGCGCGCTGGCGGAGTACGTCACCGGTTTCGGCAACTGGGGCACGGCTCTGGTGGCCCTCTTCCTCATCGCGTCGAGCACGGCGATCTGGCTCGTGTCGCGCCGCGAGGTCATCGACCACACCAACGTCAACCACGTCGAGGGCGAGACCGTGGAAAACACGGCGGACGCCGAGCCACCCGGCGTCGTCACGACGGCCATCGCCGCCGTGACCCCGCCTCCGGCAGGCACTGTCGTCGACGACCTGACGGCCACCATCCCGGCCCCGGCCGAGGTCGCGGTCCAGCCGTCGGCCACGGCCCTCTGA
- a CDS encoding cobalamin biosynthesis protein, protein MRADRVFAYGATAGLLADLILGDPRRGHPVAAFGRAAGAVERLLWRDHRGWGALHTAVCVGGAVSLATAAGCLVRPSRTASVALTAAATWAVVGGTSLGREARTVGRSLEAGDIEGARERLPHLCGRDPQALDSAGIARAVVESVAENTSDAVVGALVWGAVGGVPGLVGFRAVNTLDAMVGHRSDRYRRYGWASARLDDVAGWPGARLTAALATLAGGDPRGAVRAWRDDAGKHPSPNAGPVEASFAGALGVRLGGTLSYGGRVEHRPVLNQEGRSVEVHDIERAVRLSRRVGLLALGVSVAARALVKGRTS, encoded by the coding sequence ATGCGTGCCGATCGCGTTTTCGCGTACGGCGCCACCGCCGGACTCCTCGCTGATCTGATCCTGGGCGACCCTCGCCGCGGGCATCCGGTCGCCGCGTTCGGGCGGGCCGCCGGCGCCGTCGAACGGCTGCTGTGGCGGGACCACCGCGGGTGGGGCGCGCTGCACACCGCCGTGTGTGTGGGAGGCGCCGTCTCCCTTGCCACGGCGGCCGGTTGCCTCGTACGTCCGTCCCGTACCGCCTCCGTCGCGCTCACCGCCGCCGCAACCTGGGCCGTCGTCGGCGGCACCTCCCTCGGCCGAGAGGCGCGCACCGTCGGCCGGTCGCTGGAGGCCGGGGACATCGAGGGTGCGCGGGAGCGGCTGCCCCATCTGTGCGGACGAGATCCGCAGGCGCTCGACTCCGCCGGGATCGCCCGGGCGGTCGTCGAGTCCGTAGCCGAGAACACCTCCGACGCCGTGGTGGGCGCGCTGGTCTGGGGCGCCGTGGGTGGCGTGCCCGGGCTGGTCGGGTTCCGGGCCGTCAACACCCTTGACGCGATGGTGGGTCACCGGTCGGACCGCTACCGGCGGTACGGGTGGGCCTCCGCCCGGCTGGACGACGTGGCGGGGTGGCCGGGGGCGCGGCTCACCGCCGCACTGGCCACACTCGCCGGTGGCGATCCCCGCGGGGCCGTACGGGCCTGGCGGGACGACGCGGGCAAGCATCCGAGTCCCAACGCCGGGCCCGTGGAGGCTTCTTTCGCGGGCGCCCTGGGGGTGCGACTCGGCGGGACCCTGTCCTACGGCGGACGGGTCGAGCACCGGCCGGTGCTGAACCAGGAGGGGCGTTCCGTGGAGGTTCACGACATCGAGCGGGCCGTACGGCTGTCACGTCGCGTCGGTCTGCTCGCGCTCGGCGTCAGTGTCGCCGCGCGGGCCCTGGTGAAAGGGCGCACCTCATGA
- a CDS encoding cobyric acid synthase, with translation MTHLMGGGALGGGLLVAGTTSDAGKSVVTAGICRWLVRQGVKVAPFKAQNMSLNSFVTREGAEIGRAQAMQAQACRIEPTALMNPVLLKPGGDQSSQVVLMGKPVGEMSARGYHGGRQQRLLGTVLECLAELRGTYDAVICEGAGSPAEINLRRTDIVNMGIARNARLPVLVVGDIDRGGVFASFFGTVALLSPEDQALVAGFLVNKFRGDVSLLEPGLDMLLGLTGRPTYGVLPFRHGLGIDEEDGLRVSLRGTVRESNVSPPVGEDVLRVAVCAVPLMSNFTDVDALAAEPGVVVRFVDRPEELADADLVVVPGTRGTVKALAWLRERGLADAINRRAAEGRPVLGICGGFQILGEHIEDEVESRQGHVTGLGILPVRVRFAREKTLTRPVGTALGEHVEGYEIHHGVAEVTGGEPFLDGCRVGGVWGTHWHGSLESDGFRRAFLREVAAAAGRRFVPAADTSFAGLREEQLDLLGDLVEQHADTDALWRLIESGAPQGLPFIPPGAPA, from the coding sequence ATGACGCACCTCATGGGTGGCGGGGCCCTCGGTGGTGGGCTGCTCGTCGCGGGGACCACCTCCGACGCAGGCAAGAGTGTCGTCACCGCCGGGATCTGCCGGTGGCTGGTGCGGCAGGGGGTCAAGGTCGCTCCGTTCAAGGCGCAGAACATGTCCCTCAACTCCTTTGTCACGCGGGAGGGCGCCGAGATCGGGCGGGCGCAGGCCATGCAGGCGCAGGCGTGCCGGATCGAGCCGACGGCGCTCATGAACCCCGTACTGCTGAAGCCGGGCGGCGATCAGAGCAGTCAGGTCGTGCTCATGGGGAAGCCCGTGGGGGAGATGAGCGCCCGGGGCTATCACGGGGGGCGACAGCAGCGACTTCTCGGGACCGTGCTGGAGTGCCTGGCCGAACTGCGGGGCACGTATGACGCGGTGATCTGTGAGGGGGCCGGGAGCCCGGCTGAGATCAACCTCAGGCGGACCGACATCGTCAACATGGGAATCGCGCGCAACGCCCGGCTCCCGGTGCTCGTCGTCGGCGACATCGACCGTGGCGGGGTCTTCGCCTCCTTCTTCGGAACGGTCGCCCTGCTGTCTCCCGAGGACCAGGCGCTCGTCGCCGGGTTCCTCGTGAACAAGTTCCGGGGGGACGTGTCGCTGCTGGAACCCGGGCTCGACATGCTCCTCGGGCTCACCGGACGGCCGACCTACGGTGTGCTGCCCTTCCGGCACGGGCTCGGTATCGACGAGGAGGACGGGCTGCGGGTCTCGCTGCGGGGGACCGTGCGGGAGTCGAACGTCTCGCCGCCCGTCGGGGAGGACGTGCTGCGGGTCGCCGTCTGCGCCGTCCCCCTGATGTCCAACTTCACCGACGTCGACGCGCTCGCCGCCGAACCGGGCGTCGTGGTGCGGTTCGTGGACCGGCCGGAGGAACTGGCCGACGCCGACCTCGTCGTCGTTCCGGGGACGCGCGGGACGGTGAAGGCGCTGGCGTGGCTGCGGGAGCGTGGGCTCGCCGACGCCATCAACCGCCGTGCCGCCGAGGGGCGGCCCGTGCTCGGTATCTGCGGCGGCTTCCAGATCCTCGGCGAGCACATCGAGGACGAAGTCGAGAGCCGGCAAGGCCATGTCACAGGGCTCGGCATCCTTCCCGTAAGGGTGCGGTTCGCCCGCGAGAAGACCCTCACCCGGCCCGTCGGCACCGCCCTCGGCGAACATGTCGAGGGGTACGAGATCCATCACGGCGTCGCCGAAGTCACCGGCGGGGAACCCTTCTTGGACGGGTGCCGGGTCGGCGGCGTCTGGGGTACGCACTGGCACGGCTCGCTCGAATCCGACGGGTTCCGGCGGGCGTTCCTGCGCGAGGTGGCCGCCGCCGCGGGCCGCCGCTTCGTGCCGGCCGCCGACACCTCCTTCGCCGGGTTGCGCGAGGAACAGCTCGACCTGCTCGGCGATCTCGTCGAACAGCACGCGGACACCGACGCGCTCTGGCGACTCATCGAGTCGGGCGCGCCGCAAGGACTGCCCTTCATTCCACCGGGAGCACCCGCATGA
- the cobN gene encoding cobaltochelatase subunit CobN: MSTVLLLSTADTDLLAARAASGVSYRIGNPTRVDVAEELPALVEGADIAVVRLLGGKRAWEDGLAHLKSSGVPTVLLGGEAVPDAELMAESSVPAGVVAEALRYLVEGGPANLVEMARFLSDTVLLTGEGFVEPQKMPEFGTHGSYVRESGRPTIGVLFYRAHELSGNTGFVDTLCEAIEARGANALPVYCGSLRGADAGLYELLAGADALIATVLAAGGTHASEASAGGDEEAWDIGALADLNVPVLQGLCLTSSRSTWDGSDAALSPMDAAMQVAIPEFDGRLITVPFSFKEDGPGGVPVYVADPERAARVAGIAVRHARLKYKPNAEKKLALVFTAYPTKHSRVGNAVGLDTPASAVRVLDALRAAGYSLTEYPDNGDELIHRLIAAGGHDVEWLTEDQLAAAPARVPLADYRAWFDTLDGELRDGMLETWGEPPGSLYVDGDDIVLASLQFGNVVVMIQPPRGFGENPIAIYHDPDMPPSHHYMAAYRWLENSFGADAVVHMGKHGTMEWLPGKGLGLSSGCGPDAVLGELPLVYPFIVNDPGEGTQAKRRGHATVVDHLVPPMARADTYGDLAKLEQLLDEYALVSDLDPTKAPAVRAQIWTLVKAAELHHDLHVDDQPDDDAFDSFVMHIDGYLCEIKDVQIRDGLHILGGGPEAEPRVNLVLAVLRASQVWGGTANALPGLRACLAEHFGLVEKALLAEPGAPVKLPVELTDLVEGPSRSAADAIDLLEQLCRRLAEGLEERAWEAATVPALVRDVLGVELPDAVAVLEFACREVVPRLARTTDEITHILKALDGGYVPAGPSGSPTRGLVNVLPTGRNFYSVDPKAIPSRLSWEVGQALADSLVQRYLADNGEYPTSVGLTVWGTSAMRTQGDDIAEILALLGCRPVWDDASRRVTGFEVVPVAELGRPRIDVTVRISGFFRDAFPHVVGLIDDAVRAVAELDEPAESNFVRAHVDADAADHGDRRRATARIFGSKPGAYGAGLLPLIDARNWRSDADLAEVYAVWGGYAYGRGLDGRAARGDMETAFRRIAVAAKNVDTREHDLVDADDYFQYHGGMVAMVRHLTGASPEAYVGDSATPDQVKTRTLGEETHRVFRARVVNPRWMAAMRRHGYKGAFEMAATVDYLFGYDATAGVVDDWMYEKLSAEYVFDAENRDFMKTSNPWALRGITERLLEAADRGLWAEPDADTIERLRATYLELEGDLEGDDK; encoded by the coding sequence ATGAGCACAGTGTTGTTGTTGTCGACCGCCGACACGGACCTGCTGGCGGCCCGGGCCGCCTCCGGTGTCTCGTACCGGATCGGCAATCCGACCCGGGTGGATGTCGCGGAGGAGCTGCCCGCGCTCGTCGAGGGCGCGGACATCGCCGTCGTACGGCTGCTGGGCGGCAAACGGGCCTGGGAGGACGGGCTCGCCCATCTCAAGTCGTCCGGTGTGCCGACCGTGCTGCTCGGCGGTGAGGCCGTGCCCGACGCCGAGTTGATGGCCGAGTCGTCGGTGCCCGCCGGTGTGGTCGCGGAGGCGCTGCGCTATCTGGTCGAGGGCGGGCCCGCCAACCTCGTGGAGATGGCACGGTTCCTTTCCGACACCGTGCTGCTGACCGGTGAGGGGTTCGTCGAGCCGCAGAAGATGCCCGAGTTCGGGACGCACGGTTCGTACGTGCGGGAGAGCGGCCGGCCGACCATCGGGGTGCTCTTCTACCGGGCCCACGAGCTCAGCGGCAACACCGGGTTCGTCGACACGCTGTGCGAGGCGATCGAGGCGCGGGGTGCCAACGCCCTTCCCGTGTACTGCGGTTCGCTGCGCGGAGCCGACGCGGGACTGTACGAGCTGCTCGCCGGCGCGGACGCCCTGATCGCCACCGTCCTCGCCGCCGGCGGTACGCATGCCTCGGAGGCGTCGGCCGGGGGTGACGAGGAGGCCTGGGACATCGGGGCGCTCGCCGACCTGAACGTGCCGGTGCTGCAAGGGCTTTGCCTCACGTCGTCGAGGAGTACGTGGGACGGGTCCGACGCCGCCCTCTCCCCCATGGACGCGGCGATGCAGGTCGCGATCCCCGAGTTCGACGGCCGGCTGATCACCGTGCCGTTCTCCTTCAAGGAGGACGGCCCAGGCGGCGTTCCGGTGTACGTCGCCGACCCCGAGCGGGCCGCCCGCGTGGCCGGAATCGCCGTACGGCACGCCCGGTTGAAGTACAAGCCGAACGCCGAGAAGAAGCTCGCGCTCGTCTTCACCGCCTACCCGACCAAGCACTCGCGCGTCGGCAACGCGGTGGGCCTCGACACGCCCGCGTCGGCGGTACGGGTGCTGGACGCGCTGCGCGCCGCCGGGTACTCGCTCACCGAATACCCGGACAACGGGGACGAGTTGATCCACCGGCTCATCGCGGCCGGCGGTCACGACGTCGAGTGGCTGACCGAGGACCAGTTGGCCGCCGCGCCCGCGCGGGTGCCGCTGGCCGACTATCGGGCGTGGTTCGACACGCTGGACGGTGAGTTGCGGGACGGGATGCTGGAGACGTGGGGCGAGCCTCCGGGCTCCCTGTACGTCGACGGGGACGACATCGTCCTGGCCTCCCTCCAGTTCGGGAACGTCGTCGTGATGATCCAGCCGCCGCGCGGCTTCGGCGAGAACCCGATCGCGATCTACCACGACCCCGACATGCCGCCCTCCCACCACTACATGGCGGCCTACAGGTGGCTGGAGAATTCTTTTGGCGCGGACGCGGTCGTCCACATGGGCAAGCACGGCACCATGGAATGGCTGCCCGGCAAGGGACTCGGGCTGAGCAGCGGGTGCGGGCCGGACGCCGTGCTCGGTGAACTCCCCCTCGTCTACCCCTTCATCGTCAACGACCCGGGCGAGGGCACCCAGGCCAAGCGGCGCGGGCACGCGACGGTCGTCGACCACCTCGTGCCGCCGATGGCGCGCGCGGACACGTACGGCGACCTGGCGAAGCTGGAGCAGCTCCTCGACGAGTACGCGCTCGTCTCCGACCTGGACCCGACGAAGGCGCCGGCGGTGCGCGCGCAGATCTGGACGCTGGTCAAGGCGGCCGAGCTGCATCACGACCTGCATGTGGACGACCAGCCGGACGACGACGCTTTCGACTCGTTCGTCATGCACATCGACGGCTATCTGTGCGAGATCAAGGACGTGCAGATCCGCGACGGGCTGCACATCCTCGGCGGCGGCCCGGAGGCCGAACCCCGCGTGAACCTCGTCCTGGCGGTGCTGCGCGCCTCGCAGGTGTGGGGTGGCACAGCGAACGCGCTGCCGGGTCTGCGGGCCTGTCTGGCCGAGCACTTCGGGCTGGTCGAGAAGGCGTTGCTGGCCGAGCCGGGGGCTCCGGTGAAGCTGCCGGTCGAGCTGACGGATCTCGTCGAGGGGCCGTCGCGTTCGGCCGCCGACGCGATCGATCTGCTGGAGCAGCTGTGCCGGCGGCTCGCGGAGGGCTTGGAGGAGCGGGCGTGGGAGGCCGCGACGGTTCCCGCGCTCGTACGGGACGTGCTGGGTGTCGAACTGCCGGACGCCGTCGCGGTGTTGGAGTTCGCCTGCCGCGAGGTGGTGCCCCGGCTGGCCCGTACGACGGACGAGATCACCCACATCCTCAAGGCACTTGACGGCGGCTACGTCCCGGCGGGGCCCTCGGGATCACCCACGCGCGGACTGGTGAACGTCCTGCCGACCGGCCGCAACTTCTACTCCGTCGACCCCAAGGCCATTCCGTCCAGGCTGAGTTGGGAGGTCGGACAGGCGCTCGCCGACTCGCTCGTGCAGCGGTATCTGGCCGACAACGGCGAGTATCCGACGTCCGTCGGCCTGACGGTCTGGGGTACGTCGGCCATGCGGACGCAGGGCGACGACATCGCCGAGATCCTGGCGCTGCTGGGCTGCCGTCCGGTGTGGGACGACGCGTCGCGGCGGGTGACCGGGTTCGAGGTGGTGCCGGTGGCCGAGCTGGGGCGGCCCCGGATCGATGTCACGGTCCGTATCTCCGGGTTCTTCCGGGACGCGTTCCCGCACGTGGTCGGGCTGATCGACGACGCGGTGCGGGCGGTCGCGGAACTGGACGAACCGGCCGAGTCCAACTTCGTACGGGCCCACGTGGACGCCGACGCGGCGGACCACGGGGACCGGCGGCGGGCGACGGCCCGTATCTTCGGCTCGAAGCCGGGGGCTTACGGGGCCGGCCTGCTGCCGTTGATCGACGCACGCAACTGGCGGTCCGACGCCGACCTGGCCGAGGTGTACGCGGTGTGGGGCGGTTACGCGTACGGGCGCGGGCTGGACGGGCGAGCGGCCCGGGGGGACATGGAGACGGCGTTCCGGCGGATCGCGGTGGCGGCCAAGAACGTCGACACGAGAGAGCATGACCTCGTCGACGCCGACGACTACTTCCAGTACCACGGCGGCATGGTCGCGATGGTGCGGCATCTGACAGGGGCGAGCCCTGAGGCGTACGTCGGTGACTCCGCGACCCCCGACCAGGTGAAGACCCGGACGCTGGGCGAGGAGACGCACCGCGTGTTCCGGGCTCGGGTGGTCAACCCGCGCTGGATGGCGGCGATGCGGCGACACGGGTACAAGGGTGCGTTCGAGATGGCCGCGACCGTGGACTACCTGTTCGGGTACGACGCGACGGCGGGCGTGGTCGACGACTGGATGTACGAGAAGTTGTCGGCCGAGTACGTCTTCGACGCCGAGAACCGGGACTTCATGAAGACGTCCAACCCCTGGGCGTTGCGCGGGATCACGGAGCGGCTCCTTGAGGCCGCCGACCGTGGGTTGTGGGCCGAGCCCGACGCCGACACGATCGAGCGGCTGCGCGCGACCTATCTGGAGCTCGAAGGCGACCTGGAGGGCGACGACAAGTGA